One window of the Xenopus tropicalis strain Nigerian chromosome 10, UCB_Xtro_10.0, whole genome shotgun sequence genome contains the following:
- the LOC116407997 gene encoding olfactory receptor 1-like, with amino-acid sequence MGNHSYFEAFHILAFSDTSVNHLLMFFVFFVIYSTTVVGNVIIISLVLADSRLHTPMYILLSNLSSLDVGFTTVTIPKLMDILLTGYHSISYRSCLTQLYFFVFFGSTEALILSSMAYDRYVAICHPLQYHAIMSGKKYALIVGGPWIMGSVNSFFLTSMASKLSFCGARNIDEFYCNFKALSKISCNSSGFQTIIYIDTFIVILFQLMLIFISYIKIITVTLGIRSSGARMKFFSTCSSHLTTLIIFYGSVLCMYARPPSQHADDLDNVFSVLHTAITPMLNPLVYSLRNNDVKSALEKIKEKLKWL; translated from the coding sequence ATGGGCAACCACTCATATTTCGAAGCGTTCCATATCTTGGCATTTTCAGACACATCAGTAAATCATCTTCTGATgttctttgttttctttgtgaTCTACTCGACTACAGTTGTGGGCAATGTAATAATAATCAGCTTGGTGTTGGCGGATTCTCGCTTACATACCCCCATGTACATTCTACTCAGCAACCTTTCCTCTTTGGATGTTGGTTTCACCACAGTCACTATCCCCAAACTGATGGACATTTTATTAACCGGATATCACTCTATCTCATACAGAAGCTGCCTCACCCAGCtgtacttttttgttttctttggaagCACGGAAGCATTGATACTGTCCTCCATGGCGTATGATCGCTACGTTGCAATCTGCCACCCCCTGCAGTACCATGCAATTATGAGCGGGAAGAAATACGCCCTGATTGTTGGAGGCCCATGGATAATGGGGAGTGTGAACTCATTCTTTCTTACTTCAATGGCCTCAAAGTTATCATTCTGTGGTGCACGCAATATTGATGAGTTCTACTGCAATTTTAAAGCTTTGTCCAAAATCTCCTGCAATAGCTCTGGGTTTCAAACAATAATATACATAGATACATTTATAGTTATTCTATTCCAACTCATGCTGATCTTCATATCCTACATTAAAATAATTACAGTGACCTTGGGCATCAGATCATCTGGCGCCAGAATGAAATTCTTCTCCACCTGTTCCTCCCACCTCACCACTCTGATTATTTtctatgggtcggtgctatgtATGTACGCCAGGCCGCCTTCGCAACACGCAGATGACTTGGACAACGTCTTTTCTGTTCTGCACACAGCAATAACACCCATGTTGAACCCTCTTGTCTATAGTCTGAGAAATAACGATGTAAAGAgtgctttggaaaaaataaaggaaaaattaaaATGGTTATGA